One Natator depressus isolate rNatDep1 chromosome 13, rNatDep2.hap1, whole genome shotgun sequence genomic region harbors:
- the CMTM5 gene encoding CKLF-like MARVEL transmembrane domain-containing protein 5 isoform X2, which produces MGEPGEPGGLRDLALDWQFLRSTKGVLLGTELALCFLIFLLLTASASAYMAPALLETLLTAGALGLRLTRCQERVPRIHWPCLDFLRSASATLVFLVVSPAAIAASQEGPAVSAFTFGLILIAVFAYDAFNTYWAEIRPEPAQDAALG; this is translated from the exons ATGGGGGAGCCgggggagcctggggggctgCGGGACCTGGCGCTGGACTGGCAGTTCCTGCGCTCCACCAAGGGGGTGCTGCTGGGCACCGAGCTG GCCCTGTGTtttctgatcttcctgctgctgACAGCCTCGGCCTCGGCCTACATGGCACCCGCCCTGCTGGAGACGCTGCTGACGGCCGGTGCCCTGGGCCTGCGTCTCACCCGCTGCCAGGAGAGGGTGCCCCGGATCCACTGGCCCTGCCTG gatTTCCTGCGCTCTGCCAGCGCCACCCTGGTCTTCCTGGTGGTGTCGCCGGCTGCCATCGCCGCCAGCCAGGAGGGGCCGGCCGTCAGCGCCTTC ACCTTCGGCCTCATCCTCATCGCCGTGTTTGCCTACGACGCCTTCAACACCTACTGGGCCGAGATCAGGCCGGAGCCAGCCCAGG